A region from the Lentisphaera profundi genome encodes:
- a CDS encoding carbohydrate kinase family protein, whose translation MEEVKRADQTHQSSSKKIVIPACDLLGIGLSVLDHSLFLKSHPQSDEKTTALNSFETIGGPACVGTLCANRLGLRTALISAIGQDSAADFICSYQDKFTNHNFIPLRSDKSAHATILVKDNGERSVIASLPQKVQSSHYHVQHVPKYILLDGRYIDECYDLIMLLKDRGSQIILDAGSANPGILKMLPHAHILISSQKFALDYTKKTCANEALSEIKKTHTQIIITTGEKGSLYYLDGQTGAIIANKIKAVNSNGAGDIFHGAFIAALAGEKNSLESAKIASQIAGWHCTQSSVEQTLQCLGKNLSLESFL comes from the coding sequence ATGGAAGAAGTCAAAAGAGCAGATCAAACCCATCAGAGCTCATCAAAAAAAATAGTTATCCCCGCATGTGATTTACTGGGCATTGGTTTAAGCGTACTCGATCATAGCCTATTCCTGAAGTCACATCCACAAAGTGATGAAAAAACTACCGCTCTTAATAGTTTCGAAACTATTGGAGGCCCCGCATGCGTTGGCACTTTATGTGCCAATCGTTTAGGTCTACGTACCGCTCTAATCAGCGCTATTGGTCAAGATTCCGCCGCAGATTTTATCTGCTCTTATCAAGACAAATTCACTAATCATAATTTTATTCCTCTAAGGTCGGACAAGAGTGCTCATGCAACAATTTTGGTGAAGGACAATGGCGAACGTAGTGTCATCGCTTCTCTACCTCAAAAGGTTCAGTCCAGTCATTATCACGTTCAGCATGTGCCAAAGTATATTTTATTGGATGGCCGCTATATTGATGAGTGTTATGATCTAATTATGCTTCTCAAAGATCGCGGAAGTCAAATTATTTTGGATGCGGGTTCCGCAAACCCTGGCATCCTCAAAATGCTTCCCCATGCTCATATCCTTATCTCTTCTCAAAAGTTCGCCTTGGATTACACAAAAAAAACTTGTGCTAATGAAGCTCTCAGTGAAATCAAAAAAACGCATACGCAGATAATTATTACCACTGGAGAAAAAGGATCGCTCTATTACTTAGATGGTCAAACAGGGGCCATTATTGCTAATAAAATAAAAGCCGTAAATAGTAATGGTGCGGGTGACATTTTCCATGGTGCATTTATTGCTGCTCTTGCTGGAGAAAAAAATTCACTTGAAAGTGCTAAAATAGCGAGCCAAATCGCAGGCTGGCATTGTACGCAGAGCTCCGTGGAACAAACTCTACAGTGCTTAGGTAAAAACCTAAGCCTCGAATCATTTCTTTAA
- a CDS encoding roadblock/LC7 domain-containing protein, whose translation MAYELNHAECLELQGELDEFLRLSESSSALLCDKGGAVLVDAGSDTENDLMAALTAGSFAATRELARTVGEEDFEAVYHQGEKRNLYIAGMCEEVILLAVFERENSQVGLVRMMARKLRREIIQTLEKMENKTEVVAEDPTVSFVLKK comes from the coding sequence ATGGCGTATGAGTTAAACCATGCCGAATGTTTAGAGCTACAAGGTGAGCTGGATGAATTCCTTAGGCTCTCAGAGTCGAGTTCAGCGTTACTTTGTGATAAAGGTGGAGCGGTCTTAGTTGATGCAGGTAGTGATACTGAAAATGATCTCATGGCCGCCTTAACGGCAGGCTCGTTTGCAGCGACCCGTGAGTTAGCAAGAACGGTGGGGGAAGAAGATTTTGAGGCGGTTTATCACCAAGGTGAAAAACGTAACTTGTATATTGCTGGAATGTGCGAAGAAGTTATTTTACTTGCGGTATTTGAGCGAGAAAATTCTCAAGTTGGTTTAGTTCGAATGATGGCTCGCAAATTGCGCAGAGAAATCATCCAAACTTTAGAGAAGATGGAAAATAAAACAGAAGTAGTAGCCGAAGACCCTACAGTGAGTTTCGTCTTAAAGAAATGA
- a CDS encoding GTP-binding protein, which translates to MAVVNYAKKEIQFKIVYYGPGLCGKTTNLQIVHEKMPGESKGKMSSLATSQDRTLFFDFLPLKSDAIEGYTTKFQMYTVPGQVKYNSTRKLVLRNCDGVVFVADSQIKKMPENIESLQNLDENLKEQGSSVDEMPLVFQYNKRDMKDVSPVEYMDFLINNGPIRMPVVNGVACDGDGVFETLNAISKLVLHDFIQKKNQG; encoded by the coding sequence ATGGCAGTAGTAAATTATGCAAAAAAGGAAATTCAGTTCAAGATTGTTTATTATGGACCAGGTTTATGTGGGAAGACTACAAACTTACAGATAGTCCATGAAAAAATGCCCGGGGAATCAAAAGGGAAGATGTCATCTTTAGCCACGAGCCAAGATAGAACTTTGTTTTTTGATTTTTTACCTTTGAAATCGGATGCCATCGAAGGGTATACAACAAAGTTTCAAATGTATACCGTACCGGGACAGGTTAAATATAATAGTACGCGAAAATTAGTTCTTAGGAATTGTGATGGGGTTGTTTTTGTGGCAGATTCCCAGATTAAAAAAATGCCTGAGAATATTGAAAGCTTACAGAATTTAGATGAGAATCTAAAAGAACAAGGCAGCTCAGTAGATGAAATGCCTTTAGTTTTTCAATATAATAAGCGCGATATGAAAGATGTGTCTCCTGTTGAGTATATGGATTTTTTGATTAATAATGGGCCTATTAGAATGCCTGTAGTTAATGGTGTGGCTTGTGATGGAGATGGTGTTTTTGAGACTTTAAATGCGATTTCCAAGTTAGTCTTACACGACTTTATTCAAAAGAAAAATCAGGGGTAA
- a CDS encoding lysophospholipid acyltransferase family protein, producing MRREFIGQVACLDDDDESYIIAFWHNQVLALSYVFERRVCDKSTGMTSKSRDGQMISDIMMSRGFSVIRGSAQKKKKDKGGAIAFIKSLKVLREANKLMCIVPDGPRGPRYEAQPGAVMLSVKSKKKLVPIGARYSACFKLPTWDKLYIPLPFSKMTVEFGEILEFSENSDQANEDFSQALNAVSQLQ from the coding sequence GTGCGGCGGGAATTTATTGGTCAAGTCGCCTGCTTAGATGACGATGATGAATCCTATATTATAGCCTTTTGGCACAATCAAGTATTGGCCCTGTCCTATGTCTTTGAAAGAAGAGTTTGCGACAAAAGTACGGGCATGACTTCTAAGTCACGAGATGGACAAATGATTTCTGATATTATGATGAGTCGTGGATTCTCGGTGATAAGAGGCTCTGCACAAAAGAAGAAGAAAGATAAGGGTGGAGCCATAGCGTTCATTAAATCTCTGAAAGTGTTGCGTGAAGCCAATAAGCTGATGTGCATTGTTCCAGATGGGCCACGTGGGCCTAGATATGAAGCTCAGCCTGGTGCGGTTATGTTATCAGTAAAATCAAAGAAAAAACTTGTGCCCATAGGCGCACGTTATTCTGCTTGTTTTAAATTGCCTACTTGGGATAAACTCTATATTCCTTTGCCATTTTCAAAAATGACAGTGGAGTTTGGTGAAATACTTGAGTTTAGTGAAAATTCAGATCAAGCTAATGAAGATTTTTCTCAAGCTTTAAATGCAGTGAGTCAATTGCAGTAA
- a CDS encoding phytoene desaturase family protein translates to MTYDTIIIGAGMSGLAAGIRLAHYNKKVLVLEKHAIPGGLNSHFSKDGRRFDVGLHAMTNFVERGQRSAPLTKLLRQLRIPYDELDLVEQSFSAIDFPENKIRFGNSFTMMADEVAREFPGEVDGFLRLVEHVKNYNDVSLDAAYVSAQEVVASFITSRALRDMIFCPVMYYGSAVEDDMDFSQFCIMFKSLYLEGFCRPQNGVRHLLRLLRKKLLANGAEIRMRTGVKQILRHHGKAVGVELENGEIIHSTNVLSSAGYGETLNLLNDEVPAGVAGELSFVESMLVLDKPVSELGLEETIIFFNREEEFHYRKTKTPYSCKSGVICMPGNFKYTDNVEREGMVRFTSLANYYQWKAMDADTYARTKENFVKEQINTSGFGDKIRNRVIYTDAFTPLTVKKFTSHINGAIYGSPVKVKSGFLGTENLYLCGTDQGFLGIVGALLSGISISNKYLLL, encoded by the coding sequence ATGACTTATGATACGATAATAATTGGTGCAGGTATGTCTGGCTTAGCCGCCGGAATACGTTTAGCCCACTATAATAAAAAAGTTTTAGTACTGGAAAAGCATGCAATTCCAGGAGGCTTGAACTCACACTTTTCTAAAGATGGCCGTCGCTTTGACGTGGGCCTTCATGCAATGACTAATTTTGTCGAGCGAGGACAACGTTCAGCTCCACTGACTAAGTTGTTGCGTCAACTTCGAATTCCCTATGATGAACTGGACTTAGTAGAGCAAAGTTTTTCAGCTATCGATTTTCCTGAAAATAAAATTCGTTTTGGAAACTCTTTTACGATGATGGCAGATGAAGTTGCCAGAGAATTTCCTGGAGAAGTAGATGGTTTTTTACGCTTAGTAGAGCATGTGAAAAATTATAATGATGTGTCTTTGGATGCGGCGTATGTTTCGGCGCAGGAAGTCGTAGCAAGTTTTATTACATCAAGAGCTTTAAGGGATATGATATTTTGCCCTGTTATGTACTACGGGAGTGCCGTAGAAGATGATATGGATTTCTCGCAGTTTTGTATCATGTTTAAAAGTCTCTATTTAGAAGGTTTTTGTCGCCCTCAAAATGGTGTTCGTCATTTATTGAGATTGCTACGTAAAAAACTGCTTGCTAATGGCGCAGAAATACGTATGCGAACAGGTGTAAAACAGATCTTGCGTCACCACGGTAAAGCGGTAGGTGTGGAATTGGAAAATGGAGAAATTATTCATTCTACTAATGTCCTCTCATCTGCCGGATATGGAGAAACTTTAAATCTACTTAATGATGAAGTTCCAGCAGGTGTAGCGGGTGAACTTTCCTTTGTTGAATCCATGTTAGTTTTAGATAAACCCGTAAGTGAACTAGGCTTGGAAGAGACTATAATTTTCTTTAATCGAGAAGAAGAATTTCATTACCGAAAGACAAAAACTCCCTATTCATGTAAATCGGGTGTGATATGTATGCCAGGTAATTTTAAGTATACTGATAATGTTGAACGTGAAGGTATGGTCCGTTTTACTTCCTTAGCTAATTACTATCAATGGAAGGCAATGGATGCAGATACTTATGCAAGAACGAAAGAAAATTTTGTTAAAGAACAAATAAATACATCTGGTTTTGGTGATAAAATTCGTAATCGTGTTATTTATACGGATGCTTTCACTCCTTTAACAGTCAAGAAATTCACCTCGCATATTAATGGCGCTATATATGGCTCGCCTGTTAAAGTGAAATCAGGATTTCTAGGTACAGAGAATTTGTATCTTTGTGGTACGGACCAGGGTTTTTTAGGTATCGTTGGTGCCTTGCTGTCGGGTATCTCAATTTCAAATAAATATTTATTACTGTGA
- a CDS encoding acyl carrier protein, whose translation MTNEGIAQAIIDIIKDIVPDEDCSNIDPAVALRDQLELDSMDFLDIVMELRKLYNVEVPEAEYGELASLDSCVAYLEPKMKDI comes from the coding sequence ATGACAAATGAAGGTATTGCGCAGGCAATCATTGACATCATAAAAGATATTGTGCCAGACGAAGATTGCAGCAATATTGATCCCGCAGTTGCTCTTAGAGATCAGCTTGAATTGGATTCTATGGATTTTTTAGACATCGTTATGGAGCTTAGAAAGCTGTATAACGTGGAAGTGCCTGAGGCAGAATACGGTGAACTCGCAAGCCTTGATAGCTGCGTGGCTTACCTCGAGCCCAAGATGAAGGATATTTAA
- a CDS encoding beta-ketoacyl-[acyl-carrier-protein] synthase family protein encodes MQANTQDKALSQRIVITGVGLTSPNGNNLQEYRQNLLDGVSGISDYNIRYIGDTFAGVCDFDKLKYQTKKELRVGTRAGSVSIYCAGEALSDSGLDLETIDKSRVGVFVGTTEHGNVETENEIYNISKFDYDVKYWTHHHNPRTVANNPAGEVTVKFGITGPHYCLGAACAAGNVGLINGLQQLLLGEVDVALAGGISESIHTFGIFAAFKSQGALAENAVAAKASRPFDIDRNGIVISEGGALYTLERLDDALARGAKIYGEITGYNINSDATNFVLPNNERQAECMHKALNKAGLNASDINIVNTHGTGTSAGDIQESKAINAVFGESENTYVNNTKGFIGHAMGGAGALELAGNLLSFEDNKVHACMNADNVDPACAVKNLVTKEAVDLSSVDHILNNSFGMLGINSALIVSRFLGE; translated from the coding sequence TTGCAAGCTAATACACAAGATAAAGCACTTTCTCAACGGATAGTTATTACTGGAGTGGGATTGACCTCTCCCAACGGAAATAACTTGCAAGAATATCGCCAAAACCTTTTGGATGGGGTGTCGGGCATTAGTGACTATAATATAAGATATATAGGAGATACTTTTGCAGGCGTATGTGACTTCGATAAGTTAAAGTATCAAACCAAAAAAGAACTTAGAGTGGGGACGCGAGCGGGCTCGGTAAGTATTTATTGTGCAGGTGAAGCCTTGTCTGATTCAGGTTTGGATCTCGAAACGATAGATAAGTCTAGGGTCGGTGTATTTGTCGGAACCACAGAGCATGGCAATGTCGAGACAGAAAATGAAATTTACAATATTAGTAAATTTGATTATGATGTTAAATATTGGACTCATCACCACAATCCTCGTACGGTAGCTAATAATCCTGCAGGAGAAGTTACGGTAAAGTTTGGTATTACGGGACCTCACTATTGTCTAGGTGCTGCATGTGCTGCAGGGAATGTGGGTTTAATTAATGGTTTACAGCAATTACTTTTAGGTGAAGTCGATGTAGCCTTGGCTGGTGGTATTTCTGAAAGTATTCATACTTTCGGTATTTTTGCAGCTTTTAAGAGTCAAGGTGCCTTGGCTGAGAACGCAGTCGCAGCAAAAGCGAGTCGTCCTTTTGATATAGATCGCAATGGCATTGTTATTTCTGAGGGTGGAGCACTATATACGCTAGAGCGTTTGGATGATGCCTTAGCTCGCGGGGCAAAAATTTACGGTGAGATTACAGGTTATAATATCAATTCAGATGCGACTAATTTTGTATTGCCTAATAATGAAAGACAGGCCGAGTGTATGCATAAAGCTCTCAATAAAGCAGGCTTGAATGCAAGCGATATAAATATCGTGAATACACATGGGACAGGAACAAGTGCAGGTGACATTCAAGAGTCTAAGGCAATTAACGCCGTCTTCGGAGAATCTGAAAATACTTATGTAAATAATACTAAGGGCTTTATCGGACATGCTATGGGTGGTGCAGGAGCGCTAGAACTCGCGGGTAATCTATTGTCTTTTGAAGACAATAAAGTACACGCTTGTATGAATGCAGATAATGTAGATCCAGCATGTGCAGTGAAAAATTTAGTAACTAAAGAAGCAGTAGATTTAAGTTCGGTTGATCACATTCTGAATAACTCTTTTGGGATGTTGGGTATAAATTCTGCTTTGATAGTGAGCCGTTTTTTAGGTGAATGA
- a CDS encoding 3-oxoacyl-ACP synthase III, producing the protein MYKKVKIDGFQAHIPESTLTSEVVEDMLRPAYEKLNLSKGRLEMFTGIKERRYWPLEKRPSEASAEAAEKLLTRLNIDRDDIDIVIHCSVCRDFLEPATASVVHNLLGLKPQAMNFDISNACLGVITGMKVVADMIEAGTIKKGLLVSGEIGFPLLKQTIDHLNSQEHLRRQDFKPHFASLTIGSCASAVILSHEDHAVDDSHKLLAINSYSNTAQNDLCQGGHNNSSSNGPLMQTDSEALLTAGVETASKAWPSFLEECQWSIADIDRCCTHQVGSAHTRLLFEKLGLSTDLDYQTFDKLGNCGSASLPATTALAAEAGHLQKGHKIALLGIGSGINCSLCAIEW; encoded by the coding sequence ATGTATAAGAAAGTTAAAATCGACGGTTTTCAAGCACACATACCTGAATCAACACTCACTTCCGAGGTCGTTGAGGATATGTTGCGCCCAGCTTACGAAAAACTTAATCTATCTAAAGGCCGCCTAGAGATGTTCACTGGCATCAAAGAACGACGCTACTGGCCTCTTGAAAAACGTCCGAGCGAAGCTTCTGCAGAAGCCGCTGAAAAGTTACTCACTCGCTTAAACATTGATAGAGATGACATTGACATTGTCATCCACTGTTCTGTATGTAGAGATTTCCTAGAGCCCGCAACGGCAAGCGTTGTCCACAATCTTCTTGGGCTCAAACCACAAGCCATGAACTTTGACATCTCAAATGCCTGCCTTGGCGTCATCACTGGAATGAAAGTAGTCGCCGACATGATTGAAGCAGGAACTATAAAGAAAGGACTTCTCGTCTCAGGCGAAATTGGCTTCCCCTTATTAAAGCAGACCATCGATCACCTTAATTCGCAAGAACACTTAAGAAGACAAGATTTTAAACCTCACTTTGCATCTTTAACCATTGGCTCATGTGCCTCTGCGGTCATTTTATCCCACGAAGATCACGCCGTAGACGACAGCCACAAATTATTGGCTATCAATTCTTACTCCAACACCGCTCAAAACGACCTCTGCCAAGGCGGACACAACAACAGCTCGAGTAATGGCCCGCTAATGCAAACAGACTCTGAAGCTCTTCTTACTGCTGGCGTAGAAACCGCCTCCAAAGCTTGGCCTTCCTTTCTTGAAGAATGCCAATGGTCTATCGCTGACATAGATCGCTGCTGCACACACCAAGTCGGCTCTGCACATACTCGCCTACTTTTTGAGAAACTGGGATTAAGTACTGACTTAGACTATCAAACTTTCGACAAACTTGGAAACTGTGGTTCAGCTAGCCTTCCTGCCACAACGGCTTTAGCAGCCGAAGCAGGACATTTACAAAAAGGCCACAAAATCGCCCTACTTGGCATCGGATCAGGAATTAACTGCTCTTTGTGCGCAATCGAATGGTGA
- a CDS encoding tRNA (cytidine(34)-2'-O)-methyltransferase, producing MNIVLFQPLIPQNTGTIGRLAVCTDNHLHLIKPLGFDIDEKKIKKAGMDYWPHVKLHIHESWNDFLSNTPENKTMVFCTTKCKKTIYEHSYSEDDYLIFGNESHGLPEEFYANYQDSLVTIPMKGDFLRSHNLANSVSIVTYEAIRQISYT from the coding sequence ATGAATATCGTTCTCTTCCAGCCTCTCATACCCCAAAATACGGGGACTATTGGGAGGCTTGCTGTTTGTACAGACAACCACCTCCACCTAATCAAGCCTCTCGGTTTTGACATTGATGAAAAGAAAATCAAAAAAGCGGGTATGGATTACTGGCCACACGTCAAACTTCATATACATGAATCATGGAATGATTTTCTAAGTAATACTCCAGAAAATAAAACCATGGTTTTCTGTACAACCAAATGCAAAAAAACCATCTACGAACACAGTTACTCCGAAGATGATTATCTTATTTTCGGAAATGAATCACATGGCCTTCCTGAAGAATTTTACGCTAATTACCAAGACTCTTTAGTCACCATCCCCATGAAGGGTGATTTCCTGCGGAGCCATAACTTAGCCAATTCAGTCTCCATTGTTACTTACGAAGCAATTCGACAAATATCTTACACTTAA
- a CDS encoding RNB domain-containing ribonuclease, with translation MKAEILQILSKETLKKSQLRRRVCNAKDELEQFNSVISELKREGAIKKEFGGKYSLQESQLVTGTLSLSAGGYGFVNPEDKSTTIFIPPDKTGAAVNGEVVQVSITEQSKKGPVGKIVNILESKLDLLSGQLEIRKGQPWLIPLRVGIPAVELSIESVSPDIKEGDWIRAKLVSRDTQTGKITASLSQALGNANDLNAEIDAIIDEFDLKSEYSNEEEEAASRIRPRKIARRDLTKELITTIDPRDAKDFDDALSVHPAENEKHITIGIHIADVAAYIAPRSKLMTAIKKRAFTAYLPGRMLPMLPKVLVSTRCSLIENEVKPAHTVMITFDKTTGEVITTERFHSTIKVRKRLNYQEVQDYADTGFKGSPWGDDVCKDVKTLYDFSLLLRKRREKVEQFIPLDAPEVRVMCDPISMTINGLKTDSPSESKQMVEEYMLAANTAVAQELTTKIVPGLFRVHPEPDGEQAATFSVNAQIFYGIAPGDVTQRTNAIRFLNSIKGHPSAPAISMDFLRTMQRASYSSMKGLHFGLGKNLYSHFTSPIRRLADLLVHQQLWSLEDKGGPIYSKDRLDELADVINTREAITDEAYRTTINRFKLHYIEALEDGDEELQCPALITRIAAKKMRLYIPHYGMYANVNFRDLEMDFFDANVEKGTVTGRRTSTTWSCGDTIEVQILGADFKMREFIVQPITSSPSVKKHHPRTKKKEKEPVTEKFFEEILRQKKAKAKANKDGNTDDTPKKKKKSRRPKKKR, from the coding sequence ATGAAAGCAGAAATTCTACAAATACTATCGAAGGAAACATTAAAAAAATCCCAGTTGCGTAGAAGAGTCTGCAATGCCAAAGATGAACTAGAGCAATTCAATAGTGTGATCTCCGAGCTCAAAAGAGAAGGCGCCATCAAAAAAGAATTCGGTGGCAAATACTCTCTTCAAGAAAGCCAGCTAGTAACTGGAACCCTCTCGCTCAGCGCTGGTGGCTACGGCTTCGTCAACCCCGAAGACAAATCTACCACAATATTTATCCCACCAGACAAAACTGGCGCCGCAGTTAATGGCGAAGTCGTCCAAGTAAGCATAACTGAACAGAGCAAAAAAGGCCCTGTAGGCAAAATTGTCAATATCCTTGAAAGTAAACTAGATTTACTCAGTGGCCAACTAGAAATCCGCAAAGGACAACCATGGTTAATACCTCTTCGCGTCGGTATCCCTGCAGTTGAACTCAGTATTGAGAGTGTATCACCTGACATAAAAGAAGGTGACTGGATCCGCGCCAAACTCGTTTCTCGAGATACACAAACAGGAAAAATCACCGCCTCATTAAGTCAGGCACTAGGTAACGCCAATGATTTAAATGCCGAAATCGATGCTATTATCGATGAATTTGACCTTAAATCTGAATACTCTAACGAGGAAGAAGAGGCTGCGTCACGTATTCGTCCACGTAAAATCGCACGTCGTGATTTAACCAAAGAACTGATTACGACCATTGACCCTCGTGATGCTAAAGATTTTGATGACGCCCTTTCTGTACACCCCGCCGAAAACGAAAAGCACATTACTATTGGCATCCATATTGCGGATGTCGCAGCCTATATAGCCCCGCGCTCCAAATTAATGACCGCCATCAAAAAAAGAGCCTTCACCGCCTACTTACCTGGCCGAATGCTCCCTATGCTTCCAAAGGTTTTAGTCAGCACACGCTGTAGTCTTATTGAAAATGAGGTTAAACCAGCACACACTGTCATGATAACTTTTGACAAAACCACCGGCGAAGTCATCACTACTGAACGCTTTCACTCTACTATAAAAGTACGTAAACGTCTTAATTATCAAGAAGTACAAGACTATGCCGACACAGGATTCAAAGGAAGCCCTTGGGGTGACGATGTATGCAAAGACGTAAAGACGCTTTATGATTTTTCTCTCTTACTACGTAAACGACGTGAAAAAGTAGAACAATTCATCCCTCTAGATGCTCCTGAAGTTCGCGTCATGTGTGACCCGATTAGCATGACTATCAACGGCCTAAAAACTGATTCTCCAAGCGAATCAAAACAAATGGTTGAAGAATATATGTTAGCCGCTAATACCGCTGTAGCCCAAGAACTCACAACTAAAATAGTCCCCGGACTTTTTCGCGTACACCCAGAACCCGATGGAGAACAAGCTGCAACATTTTCAGTCAATGCTCAAATTTTCTACGGCATTGCTCCGGGCGATGTTACTCAGAGAACAAATGCCATTCGCTTCCTCAACTCCATAAAAGGTCACCCCAGTGCACCTGCTATTTCTATGGATTTTTTGCGAACTATGCAACGAGCTTCCTATTCATCCATGAAAGGCTTACACTTTGGTTTAGGTAAAAACCTTTATTCTCATTTCACATCCCCTATTCGTCGTTTAGCAGACCTACTGGTTCATCAGCAACTATGGAGCCTAGAAGACAAAGGCGGGCCAATCTATAGCAAAGATCGACTTGATGAACTTGCAGATGTAATCAATACGCGCGAAGCTATCACCGACGAGGCATATCGCACGACTATCAACCGCTTCAAACTTCATTATATTGAAGCACTAGAAGATGGCGATGAAGAGTTACAATGTCCTGCACTTATCACTCGTATCGCAGCTAAAAAAATGCGCCTATACATCCCTCATTATGGAATGTATGCCAATGTAAATTTCCGTGACCTAGAAATGGACTTCTTTGATGCCAATGTCGAAAAAGGTACTGTGACAGGAAGAAGAACATCCACAACATGGTCATGTGGCGACACTATTGAAGTACAAATCCTCGGTGCAGATTTTAAAATGCGTGAGTTTATAGTCCAACCAATAACAAGCTCACCATCAGTAAAAAAGCACCATCCTAGAACTAAGAAAAAAGAAAAAGAGCCCGTAACAGAGAAATTTTTCGAGGAAATTCTTCGCCAAAAAAAGGCTAAAGCCAAAGCTAATAAAGATGGCAATACAGATGATACACCGAAAAAAAAGAAAAAATCTAGACGTCCAAAAAAGAAACGCTAA
- a CDS encoding SMP-30/gluconolactonase/LRE family protein — MSKQLTIVSDVVNILGEGPCWSKYGFAWVDILGKKICHVQEGQLDEFHLEQMPSSLAFDEDGGLVFTLNDGFYKFEGRDPKPLCLLDRPHEDMRFNDGKIDGQGRYWSGTMDMKEENPLGSLYVMDDSSLIKVLDDITVSNGLCWDGSTFYYVDSPTKQVKKFYYDSDALALIEEDVLFAVTEEDVFPDGMCIDDEGHLWLALWNGFKVLRIHSVSGEILEQIDLPCKKVTSCCFGGNNRDELYITTASYEMSPKDWEKYPDSGKIFMCRPGVTGPLLNLFQS, encoded by the coding sequence ATGTCAAAGCAATTGACGATAGTTTCTGATGTAGTGAATATTCTTGGAGAAGGGCCGTGTTGGTCAAAGTATGGCTTCGCATGGGTGGATATTTTGGGCAAGAAAATTTGCCATGTTCAGGAAGGTCAACTAGATGAATTCCATTTAGAGCAAATGCCTAGTTCACTGGCCTTTGATGAAGACGGTGGGCTTGTCTTCACTTTGAATGACGGTTTTTATAAGTTTGAAGGTAGAGATCCGAAGCCATTGTGTTTACTTGATAGGCCTCATGAAGATATGCGCTTCAATGATGGGAAAATTGATGGACAGGGTCGATATTGGTCAGGTACGATGGATATGAAGGAAGAAAATCCTTTAGGAAGTCTATATGTGATGGATGATAGTTCACTGATCAAAGTATTGGATGATATTACAGTTTCTAATGGACTGTGCTGGGATGGGAGTACGTTTTATTACGTCGATTCTCCTACGAAGCAGGTGAAAAAGTTTTATTACGATAGCGACGCTCTGGCTTTGATAGAGGAGGATGTTTTATTTGCAGTTACTGAAGAAGACGTATTTCCAGATGGGATGTGCATTGATGATGAAGGTCATTTGTGGCTAGCTTTATGGAATGGCTTCAAGGTCTTGCGAATTCATTCGGTTTCGGGTGAAATACTGGAACAAATTGACTTACCATGTAAGAAGGTGACTTCGTGTTGCTTTGGGGGCAATAACCGAGATGAGCTTTATATCACGACTGCAAGTTATGAGATGTCGCCAAAGGACTGGGAGAAGTATCCTGATTCAGGTAAAATTTTTATGTGCAGGCCTGGTGTGACAGGCCCGCTATTAAATCTGTTTCAATCTTGA
- a CDS encoding thiol-disulfide oxidoreductase DCC family protein, with amino-acid sequence MKLLIYDGECGLCHWAVAFLIKRLNKKSAQIRFVASTSRAGDYLLKKFNFDPAQLDSLVLYDRGQILLRSLAVSSALQECRFLWPLVGRWLVYLPARDWLYNKVAQNRQKIMGKNSCSFDVSFGSFSLHSKEQLKEFYSEI; translated from the coding sequence GTGAAGTTGCTGATCTATGATGGTGAGTGTGGGCTGTGTCATTGGGCCGTAGCCTTTTTAATAAAGAGGCTCAATAAAAAATCGGCTCAAATACGATTTGTAGCATCCACCTCAAGAGCAGGTGATTATCTGCTTAAAAAATTTAATTTTGATCCCGCACAACTCGATAGCTTAGTTCTTTATGATAGGGGACAGATTTTATTGAGATCGTTGGCAGTTTCTTCAGCCCTGCAAGAATGTCGTTTTTTGTGGCCCCTAGTAGGGAGATGGCTTGTTTATTTACCTGCTAGAGATTGGCTCTATAATAAAGTGGCTCAGAATAGGCAGAAAATAATGGGAAAGAACTCTTGTTCTTTTGATGTGAGTTTCGGATCTTTTTCTTTACATAGCAAAGAGCAACTTAAAGAGTTTTATTCAGAGATTTAG